The Arvicanthis niloticus isolate mArvNil1 chromosome 19, mArvNil1.pat.X, whole genome shotgun sequence sequence tgtttttcaggatatGCTGTCATTCAAGGATGTGGCCATTGAGTTTTCTGCAGAAGAGTGGGAATGCCTTGGTCCTACTCAGTGGAAATTGTACAAGGACgtgatgttggagaattacaacaACCTTGTGTTCCTGGGTGAGGATAGCTTCCatgaagaactttttttttctcataatttcattcatttacatctcaaataacatcccccttcccggttaccccatcccatctgccctctcctcccctccccctttgcctctatgaggttgCTCTCCTACCCACCAACCCAGTCCCACCCCAGCTCTCcagcatcaaacctccacaggaccaaaggcctgcCCTCCCATTGAtttcagataaggccatcctctgctagtTATATACCTGGAGCCATGAACGCCTCCATGTACATTCCTTacttggtggtctagtccctgagAGCACTGGGCCAGCTGACattgttcttcttatggtgtTGCAATTGCCCTCTGCTCCTTCAGGCCTTCGCCCAGCTCCTCCACCTGGGTCCCCAAGcccagtctgatggttggctgtgagcatctgcatctgcattggtcaggtgctTTCAGAACCTCCCAGGggacagccacaccaggttcctgtcagcaagggGCTCTTGGCAACGGCAACAGTGTTGAGTTTGGTATATTCAGATAGGATGGATCGATCCCCAGGTGTGGCAGTGCCTGACTGGcccttccctcagtctctgctccatttttttgtctctgtctttcctttggacatgaacatttctgaattaaaaaacTTTGAGATTGGTGGGTAGCCCCATCCATCAAcctggggccatgcctatctactggaggtgatttctacaggttctgtctccccttCACTGTACATTtctgctaatgtcatccccattgggtcctggaagcctccaATGGCTACTCCCAGTTCTTTATCcctcactgctacatatttccatGAAGAACTCTTAATTAATTGTCAGTATGAAAGTTGCTCCCTTTGTACAGTACTTCATGAGAGCCTGTGCTTCCAACTGTGAGGGATATAGCGCTACTTTTTaggataattaaaattatttatatacctCAAAACTATTAAACTATTTCTTGCGTTGATTCCTCCTCTCCCTACCCCTCTTATGTGTCTCATTTTTTTTGAAAGTAAGTGGTACACCTTGCAGAGACTGTCACACACTTTGGTTTTAAAAGTCATCTTTGTAAATAAGGGATATGAATCTCTGGACCCAGAAGTACTAAGTTTTTCCTAAGGGTTCTGATGTGCCCATCAGAAAACATGTGAAAAACAAATCTTCTGTACTCCTTTATTGTATCTTCTCATTCTTTATATACATAGTCCTGAAAAGGACATTTTATTTCCCAGGAGATCACACTAATAATGTTGTTTCCTTTTTCCACAAACAGGTCTTGCTTCCTCTAAGCCATACATGGTCACATTTCTGGAGCAAATACAAGAGCCTTCAGATGTGAAGAGAGGAGCGGCTGCGGATGTGCACCCAGGTGCGTCAGGAGGAGGGTATCAGTGAACAGAGGAGGAAATTCTAAGATCTAATATAAAGCTATTGAGACACAATTTTCCGGTATAAATCATCTTTTAAAGCtatgattttctgtctttttctgtgaGAAGACATTACCTAACATTAAGGATGCATTATGTCTAATAAGCTGTGTTTTCTTCTACCATGAGATTAACTTGTGTTCCCCATGACAGCCAATGATCTGCCATTTCTaagtaatataatattatatatatatatatatatatatatatatatatatatatatatatgtatatgtatatatatatacatatatatatatatgatttatgtacatgtatttttaaaagtgaagatTTGTCTCTATCCCTGGCTAGCTCCAaaatgaaagagacagaaactATAACATTTATTTGATCAGATTCACAAGACAATGACTGGGTAGTTAATGGCTCATTCTAATCTTCTTAGTTAGTCTGGCTGCCTCCCAGACAAAATAATCAGGAtacttgcattttttttattgggCTTTGGGTGTCTTTACATAATGGCTCTCTGGATTCCGTCCTTGTAGtgaattctttccttctctctgtgtcttctacCCTATGATGGCAGATGTCCAACTCTTTCCTCCCTACAATTGATCTATTGGCTGATCAGTTTTATTGACAACTTAGATAATAACATGGGAACAAGTTAGATAACATGGGAACACAAACATGAAAAGGGACATGCTTAGAGTAAGATTTACAGTACGATGTGTGGTTGGCAAGTAGATACAAGGCAGAAAAATCAATGTTTGGACAATGCGAGAATAATCTTTACATCTGCACAAACACATCATGCCTAAAGATATGCATTAACTTCTTTCTTGAACCCTtgagatttattatatataactttGAAAACTAAACTTTACACtaatatgtatatcatatacatatattgtttataatataaaatacaaatttattttttatttgggtGTTTCCAAAGGTAGACTGTTTTATACTTTGCTTTTATATAGTCATAAAATTTCTGTATTTGTGTAAGGGAATGATTTGCATTTACTTAATgagttttgttaattttatgtttttctttctatttgactTTGATTAATcctttgtttccatttctctgttgtcATGGTCTTATTTTTCAGTGGAAGGCTACATGATTTTCGCTTCTGTGTTTTAAATTAGGCTTCATTGAATACAGATATAAAAAATTGAATGTGGCTTCTCATTTATAAAGACAAATGAGAGTATGagaaaatattagtttttaaacaGAAGCATTGTAAATTTACAGAATTCtgtttacttttattaatttctcaatccttcctccccaggGGGAAAATGCTGTACATGCAAAGAATGTGGCAAAGTCTTTGAGTGGACCAAAGTGTTTCAAAATCACCAGATAATTGATTTAGGAGGGAAACCCTATAAATTTGAAGCATGTGTGGAGCACTTCCATATTCCATCATTAAGTTCTGAAGAGAcaagaattcatacaggagaaaaaccttacgAATGTGAAATTTGTAGCAAGGCCTTCTGCATTCCATTATTACTTTCTGAACACAAgataattcatacaggagagaatcccTACAAGTGTGAAGTGTGTGGCAAGGCCTTCCAACATCCATCAAGACTTTCCAGACATAAGAAAATTCATTCAGAAGAGAAACCATACAAGTGTGAAGTATGTGGCAAGGCCTTCCACTTTCCATCATTACTTTTGGTACACAAGAGagttcatacaggagaaaaaccctacaagtgtgaagTGTGTGGCAAGGCCTTCCATTATCCATCAATACTCAATAAACACAAgcgaattcatacaggagagaaaccatacaagtgtgaagtatgtggcaaagccttccacatttcatcatttctttctaaacacaaaataattcatagaggagaaaaaccctacaagtgtgaagTGTGTGGCAAGGCCTTCCATTACCCATCAAGACTTTCCAACCATAAGAAAATTCATACAGTAGAGAAGCCATTCAAGTGTGAAGTGTGTGGAAAGGCCTTCCGAGTTTTATCACTACTTTCTAAGCACAAGATAATTCATACAGATGAGAATCCTTACAAGTGTGAAGTGTGTGGCAAGGCTTTTGATTATCCATCAAGACTTTCTACCCATGCAAAAAtgcatacaggagagaaaccatacaaATGTGAATTATGTCCAAAGGCTTTCCGTTCTCTGTCATCACGTTCTAAACAcaagagaattcatacaggagataATTACTATAACAGTGAAGTATGTGGCAAGGCCTTTGTTTACCAGTCAAGACTTCCTAAACATAAGAAAGTTtgtacaggagagaagccctacaAGTGTGAAGTATGTGGCAAGGCCTTCCATGTTTCATCACTACTTTCTAAACACAGGACGgttcatacaggagaaaaactgCACAAGTGTGAGGTATGTGGCAAGGCCTTCTATTATCCATCAAGACTTTCCACCCAtaaaagaattcatacaggagagaaaccatacaaGTGTGAAGAATGTGGAAAAGCCTTCTGTTTTCCACCATCGCTATCTAAACACAAGAGaattcacacaggagagaaaccatacaaGTGTAAAGAATGTGGGAAGGCCTTCCGCTTTCCATCATCACTATCTGCACACAAgaaaattcatacaggagagaaaccctacaagtgtgaagTTTGCAGCAAGGCTTTCCATTATCCATCATTACTTTCTAAACACAAGATAGTACACACAGGAGAAaaaccctacaagtgtgaagTATGTGGCCAGGCCTTCCATGTTCAATCAAAACTTTCTCACCACAAGataattcatacaggagaaaaaccctacaagtgtgaagTTTGTGGCAAGGCTTTCCATTATTCATCATTACTTTCTAAACACAAGATAATTCATACAGGAAAAAAACCCTATAAATGTGAAGTATGTGACAAGTCCTTCCATTATCCATCAAGACTTTCTAGCCATATAAAAAtgcatacaggagagaaaccatacaaGTGTGAAGTATGTGGAAAGGCCTTCTGTTCTCCATCATCACTTTCTAAACACAAGAGAATTCATAAAGTTGAAAAAGCCTACACTTGTGAAGTTTGTGGAAAGGTCTTCTGCATTCCATTATTACTTTCTAAACACaggagaattcatacaggagagaatcACTATAACAGTGAAGTACATAGCAAGTTCTTTGTTTATCCTTCAAGACTTTCTAAACATAAAAAACTTCATACAAGAGAGAAACTATACaagtgtgatgtgtgtggaaAGGCCTTTGATTATCCTTCAAGACTTTCTAAACATAAGAAAATTCATTCAAGAGAGAAGCCATACAATTGTGATGTATGTGGAAAGGCCTTCCATATTGCATCATTACTATTAGTTCACAAGggaattcatactggagaaaaaccctacaagtgtgaagACTGTGGGAAAGCCTTCTATTATCCATCATTTCTTTCTAAACACAAGAGAATTCACACAGGAGAAAAACCATACCAGTGTGAAGTGTGTGGCAAGGACTTCCATGTTTCATCATCACTATCTAAGCACAGAATAATTCATACAGGTGAGAGGCCATACAAATGTGAAGTGTGTGGAAAGGCCTTCCGCTTCTCATCATCACTATCTAAACAcaagagaattcatacaggaaagaaaccctacaagtgtgaagAATGTGGCAAGACCTTCCATTTTCCATCTTTACTTTCTAAACACAAGATAAGTCACACTAGAGAAAAACTCTACAATTGTGACTTATGTGGCAAGTCCTTCCATTTTCCATCATTACTTTCTAAACACAAAATGATTCATACAGGAGAAAAGCCCCACAAGTGTGAAGTGTGTGGCAAGGCCTTCCATTATCCTTCAAAACTTTCCAACCATAAgaaaattcatacaggagagaaaccgtACAAGTGTGAAGTATGTGGAAATGTATTCCGTTTTCCATCGTCACTTTCTGAACACAAGAGAATTCacacaggagagaatccatacaAGTGTGAAGTTTGTGGCAAGGCCTTCTATTATCCATCATTACTTTCTAAACACAAGATaattcacactggagaaaaaccctacaagtgtgaagTGTGTGACAAGGCCTTCCATTACCCATCATTACTTTCTAAACACAAGATAATTCATACAGGAAAGAAACCCCACAAGTGTGAAGTATGTGGCAAGGCCTTCCATTACCCATCACGGCTTTCCAAGCATAAAGCAATtcatggagctagagagatgtctcaagagttaagagcactggctgctcttccagaggtcccaagttcaattcccagtaactatgtggtgcctcacaaccatctataatgggatctgatcccCTCTGATGGTGTacaggtgtatatgcagatagagaattcatatacataaaataaatgtttaaaaaatattgatggTATGTTACCTAGTGccgaaagaaaataaaattcatattggAAAGAAACAGTACTAAATTATGTGGAAAGGCCTTGAATTTTATCATCACGTTTGGTACACAAGAAAATTCATTCTGGAGAAAATCCCTACAAGTATGTATACTATATGGCAAGGATTTCCATTGTCCAGCATTATTTTCTAAACACAAGAGAAGTGACTCAGCAGAGAAACCCTGCAAGTATAAAGTATGTATCCAGGCCATCTCTGCTCAACTAAAACATTAAGGATCATCAAAGAATCCATTCTGCAGAGAAACCATACAAATCTAAAGAATGTGGCAAATACTTTAGAAGTTCCATAGCATGTTCCAAACATAGGATAATTCCTACTGTAGACAGATATTACAATTGTGGAGAATATGGCAAAAACTATTACCAGTCTTCTGGTCTTAAACAACATTCAAGAATTCATCTGTGAGAGAAACCACACAAGTGTGAAGTTCCAAGGTCTTTATTAATTACTAAGAACTTGTGAAACACCTCATAATTCATACGAGACTGAAATGCTACATGTGAAAAATGTTGCAAACCCTTTAATAAACTTTCTTATATTTATCAACACAAGGTAGTTTGAACTGCAgtgaaataatacaaatattaaaatattcataacaTGTTAACACTTCTTCAGacactaaaagttatcaaaagctTTCTGCTAAATAGAAATCATGTAAGATTGAGTAATATGGTAAATAAAGCCTTTGGAATCATTCACACAGCCATGTCAAAGGTACAGCTGTCAGACTGTTCTCTGGATTTGGGGCTGATCCATTCTTGCTatcttgtgtttcttttgttttagaatcagAACACTTCTATACCATTGTGTTGCAAAAGTAGTCACTTGTTTTTATGTTGTAAGAGATCACAgataagagattgccttgagtctcacaTGACACATGGACTGTGGTCTTTCATAGTGTTGTCATTGTTAAGTACTCTGTGCACCTTTCTAGTTGTAGCCTATTTTACTTATGAGGTGAGAGTAAGGTTGTGGAAAAGGGAAGAAATGTGATTAAATCTCTGTGGCTAAGGCTAGCATGAGTTTGGGAAAAAACTTAACTGTCAGCAAGACCCATAGCCATGTTAGTATTCCAAGTACCCGCAAAATAGGGGTAATTATTTGTAAAGATTTTTCTCTGACCTTCATGCATGGgctcccacatacatacatacatacgtatgcccagacaaaataaacctaaattatgttttttaattatgtttgtctTTCATGCAGATGGGTCATAAAGTAATTGCTTATATTTTGTTAACTTCATGAGTTCTAGCATCATGTGAGGAGCAAGCCTCTGTTGATTTGCAGGACTTTTCTTGATTAGTTTGTTTGATGTCAGAAGATCTGGTGATTGCGGTTTGAAGCATGTGCAGGAAATGCTACAGTATAAGAAACTATCCTGATAATTCTGCATCtgtctcctgcttcctgactaggTGGAACATGATGAGCTTCTCTAAGTTCCTGTTGTCATAACTTTTCCATCATGTATTGTGGTTGGATTAGAATTGCCCTCAGGGTTCATAGATTTGAATCTTAGTCATCAGGCAGTAGTACTTCTTTAGAAGGATTAAGAAGTGTGGCATCATTGGAATAAAGGTGTCACTGGGGGTTGtatttgaggtttccaaagctcAGACCCCAGTGTCCCTCTTCATACTAACTATGGATCAACATGTACAATTCTCCGTTACTTCTTGAGCATCACATCTGCCTGCATTCCACCGTGTTCCCTAGCATGCTCCGTACAATGATGATAATGTacaaaacttctgaaactgtaaacaagccccaatAAATGCTTTACAAGAGTTATCCTGGtttggtgtctcttcatagcaatagaacactgagtaAAATACCATGGTAGACAATGACCAAATTAATGATACAAATTAAACCCTTTAACTTGCTCTTGTGTGAATATTTTATCATGGTCATGAAAAGACTTACTAAATCTTCTGGCCAAATGCAAGTTTCAATGTGACATTTAATACCTATGAATCGTGTACTTTCGCCCCTTTCCCATTTTTGTCCTCCATTTACCCCATTCTCTGTGAAAAATGTTCCTTCTCTTCAcctgtattcatatatatatattgcattttcagtgttaaataaattactttgattttgaattgatttttctgTAGGGTGAGCAACATTTCATTTTTCCACAGTTGGATATCTAGTTTTGGAGCAGTGTTTGTTGTAAAGGCTGTTGGTATCAGaatgtcttctttgtttttgttttatgtacaaGTCTTTCCCCTCCTCTGGTAATGTTGCTCCTGTATTTTGTTTGCTTCTGGGGGCTATTATAAATAGCcctgatgacttttttttctctaattacaTTCTCAGCAAGTCAGTTGTTGCTGTTATTTATATAAAGGCTAATGATTTCTATATGCTTACTGTTTTAAACTGCCATTTTACTGAAATTAAATTCATGAGATTTTTATGTGTGGTGGTGAACCTTTTAAGTATAGCCTTGGGTCATCTTCAAAGAGGGATAATTTAACTTCCTCCTTCCCCATTTTTACCCTTTTGCTAGTTTCTATTCTCTTATTTCTTTAACAATTACTTAACCCAATTCTTGCATTACAGTGTAGATAAGGAATCCTTACCCCATGCCAAATTTTGCAGTACTTtcagtttctcctccttttcctgagGATTGGCTTGTCATACACAGCCCTTACTCTGGTGAAACATTTCTCCATCCATTCCTACATTCCTTGTAATATATTCTACAGTATTGTGAAGTTTCACAACTGCCTTGTCTGCAGTTACTATAAAAAACTGTgtggtcaggcagtggtggcgaatgcctttaattccagcacttgggaggcagaggcaggtggatttctgagttcgaggccaacctggtctacagagtgagttccaggacagcaaggactatacagagaaaccctgtcaaaaagaagaagaagaagaggaggaggaagaagaggaagaaaaagaaaaaagaattgtgtGAATTCTGGTTATCTCTCTCAGTGTCACTTTTTACACACAAGATTTGTACAAGTAGAGCAAACTTTGTCATAGACATGAAAGCAGGTCAGTTATAAAGTATGAGCTAAGAAAGAATACAGTTGagatctttgaaatttttttatgttCATTAGGGAAATTATTCTACAGTGGTTGGGTGGTgtatttgttggttggttgtggttttggattattttttaaatatattcattctctTATCTAATACATCCCAGCAACAACTACTCTTCCTACTCCCACTCCCAaccccacctcccatctccctGAGACCCATCCGATTCCTTTATCACCTCAAAAAAGATCAAGCCTTTCAGGACATCAACTTAATACTGCACAAGGTTCATACACTCCCTCAAATCCAGGGTGGGCCAGGCAACTCAGACAAAGTGGTAATGAAAGCTGGAAATAAATGAGAGACACCACCAATTGGACTGTCAGGAGCCTcacaaaaacataaaaccaacaaCCAGACCCACGCTGGCACCACAATTCCCAGTTAGGTCTCTGAGCCACCATGAGCTCTGCTTAAATGATTCTACAGGCTCTTGCAATGTCCTCAAGCCCTCTGGTTCCCAGAATTACTTATACTGCCCTTTGACAGGATTCCCCAATCATCAAGAAAAAGCCTGGATGCAGACTCCCAACTAGTGCTCTGTAattaatgtttgactgtgggttggtgtCTCCATTTCCCACCATTGTTCAGAGGAAGCCCATATATAATCATGTATTTGAATGGTTATCTGAaaaggagtggtactattaggaggtgtagccttctTGCAGGATATGTGTCACAGGTGCCGGAGTGAGCTTTGAGCTCTATAGTCAAGTTAGCTGCCTAGTGGTGAAAACAgtgtgttgttttaaaaacaaaaattccagcaGTTTAAGTTTACAGATGAATAGTCAGGAGCCAGGTGCCTCGGTGACAgtctgctagctcagagaggcaacTGGCCTTTCTATCTTATTGATGTCCCAGATGGAAAAAGGTCTTTCCCTTCTCCATGCTGTCTTATATACACTTCTCTTCAttgtccttcctttctgtttcctttctgttagctggttgcttgctctgcctctttaCCTATGGTTGAATTTATTTGGCTCGTgggttaaaagtgtgtgctagggctgagtcATACTACAAGTTTTTTCCAGCTCACAATCTTGGAGCTcaaaatgtgatcaaatatcctgcaattttcctgctttttgtttaaataaaagacTCTTGTGCTAACATCAATAAACAACATATTATATGGTAAGAATTACATTCATACTGTCCAGTCTGTTTCTATTTGTTAATCTTGGACAAAGAATTCTACTGTCCTATCTTCATGAGTCCAAAGTTCTGTACCTAAATCACTTTCCATTATATGTTGCATTTATTAACTGAAAATACGTTTTTAAAccttagagcattttcttaaatcctaaacaacttaatCTTAACTGTGATattataactatctagtcttcagcCCCATCAGAGGATTGGGAGACATAAATATTTCCTGAATAAACAGAAAGTACAGGTCAAGCAGCTTACAAAACTGTAGAAATATTAGGGACTTGTGGTGGCCTGTCAGTCACCTAAGATTCTTCTTCAATGTTGGCACATTTATCTCTTCAATATACTGGCCCACAATATGTGACAGATTTTTCTGTGAAGCAACAAATAGGAAGAACTTCTTTACCTGTCCTAGCAGTTTggcattcttctttctttgtggCTGCTTGTCCACAGCTTGAAGAGCATATGGTCAGCAATTAAGGGAAAGGTAGTTTCATGCCAGTGACAGTTTGCAACATTTGCAACAAATTCCATGAGGAGGATTTTCAATgctcatcatcttctttgaagtagtATGAGATTGCTGCCATACTACTAAGTCTACATTTCCCAttgtcaaaaattaataaaaatttagatgCCGTATTCAACAGATTTTTGATGTTCCTGAAGACCATCTGACATTCTCATagtcaggagccatctagaaTAGGCTAAAGGCTAGCAGGCAACTTTCCTGAAGTTGGTCCACCATTTTTGCATGGTCTCTGATGGATGAGTCCTATGAGGCAAGGTTTCAATGAGAcctcatctcaggattgcttcctgcagctgatatgcctttcctctCATTAttcaattaatataataatccctGGGCATTAGCCTACCCTACTGAGCAGATTTCatgcagatcaacataaagatcaACTTTCATGCATTAACCCtgtttaaatgaattaatgattttatataatttctgaTACAATTCAAATAATCATAGCAAGAAAGTTTTAAGATATGGTTTTAGTTGCTTTCataaaagatgtaataaagttagactCAAGAATAGAATGTAACTACTCCTCATAATAGTAAGTTAATGCTGCATAATAAGAAATCAAATGAGCTTTCATggttacactaaaaagagaaattggATTGAGAtaaa is a genomic window containing:
- the LOC117724036 gene encoding LOW QUALITY PROTEIN: uncharacterized protein LOC117724036 (The sequence of the model RefSeq protein was modified relative to this genomic sequence to represent the inferred CDS: deleted 2 bases in 1 codon), translating into MEVGAGSSAIFQDMLSFKDVAIEFSAEEWECLGPTQWKLYKDVMLENYNNLVFLGLASSKPYMVTFLEQIQEPSDVKRGAAADVHPGGKCCTCKECGKVFEWTKVFQNHQIIDLGGKPYKFEACVEHFHIPSLSSEETRIHTGEKPYECEICSKAFCIPLLLSEHKIIHTGENPYKCEVCGKAFQHPSRLSRHKKIHSEEKPYKCEVCGKAFHFPSLLLVHKRVHTGEKPYKCEVCGKAFHYPSILNKHKRIHTGEKPYKCEVCGKAFHISSFLSKHKIIHRGEKPYKCEVCGKAFHYPSRLSNHKKIHTVEKPFKCEVCGKAFRVLSLLSKHKIIHTDENPYKCEVCGKAFDYPSRLSTHAKMHTGEKPYKCELCPKAFRSLSSRSKHKRIHTGDNYYNSEVCGKAFVYQSRLPKHKKVCTGEKPYKCEVCGKAFHVSSLLSKHRTVHTGEKLHKCEVCGKAFYYPSRLSTHKRIHTGEKPYKCEECGKAFCFPPSLSKHKRIHTGEKPYKCKECGKAFRFPSSLSAHKKIHTGEKPYKCEVCSKAFHYPSLLSKHKIVHTGEKPYKCEVCGQAFHVQSKLSHHKIIHTGEKPYKCEVCGKAFHYSSLLSKHKIIHTGKKPYKCEVCDKSFHYPSRLSSHIKMHTGEKPYKCEVCGKAFCSPSSLSKHKRIHKVEKAYTCEVCGKVFCIPLLLSKHRRIHTGENHYNSEVHSKFFVYPSRLSKHKKLHTREKLYKCDVCGKAFDYPSRLSKHKKIHSREKPYNCDVCGKAFHIASLLLVHKGIHTGEKPYKCEDCGKAFYYPSFLSKHKRIHTGEKPYQCEVCGKDFHVSSSLSKHRIIHTGERPYKCEVCGKAFRFSSSLSKHKRIHTGKKPYKCEECGKTFHFPSLLSKHKISHTREKLYNCDLCGKSFHFPSLLSKHKMIHTGEKPHKCEVCGKAFHYPSKLSNHKKIHTGEKPYKCEVCGNVFRFPSSLSEHKRIHTGENPYKCEVCGKAFYYPSLLSKHKIIHTGEKPYKCEVCDKAFHYPSLLSKHKIIHTGKKPHKCEVCGKAFHYPSRLSKHKAIHGAREMSRVKSTGCSSRGPKFNSQ